A section of the Virgibacillus sp. NKC19-3 genome encodes:
- the argF gene encoding ornithine carbamoyltransferase, translating to MIFEKSSTRTRVSFEVGMKQLGGHALFLNANDIQLGRGETVYDTAQVLSRYVDGLMIRTFSHEMLEEFAYHASVPVINGLTDPHHPTQVLADILTIYEYKGELQGLKLCYVGNGDNNMPHSLLQAAALTGMHMTVASPKGYEPCDVIFQQANNKGKQNGAKLEIHNDPKEAIQDADIVVTDVWASMGEESELETRKATLEAFQVNKELTQYAKKDYLFLHCLPAHRGEEVTTDIIDGGHSVVFDEAENRLHAQKALLKLLIEK from the coding sequence ATGATTTTTGAGAAATCATCAACGAGAACGCGAGTTTCCTTTGAAGTTGGTATGAAGCAACTGGGAGGTCATGCCCTATTCTTAAATGCAAATGATATTCAATTAGGAAGAGGGGAGACGGTGTATGATACAGCCCAAGTTTTGTCCAGGTATGTTGATGGATTAATGATTCGGACCTTTTCCCATGAAATGCTGGAGGAATTCGCTTATCATGCCTCCGTGCCCGTCATTAATGGGCTAACAGATCCTCATCATCCAACTCAAGTTCTGGCCGATATCTTGACTATTTATGAGTATAAAGGAGAATTACAAGGATTAAAGCTTTGCTATGTGGGGAATGGAGATAATAATATGCCTCATTCACTGTTACAAGCCGCTGCGCTTACAGGTATGCATATGACAGTAGCAAGTCCTAAAGGGTATGAGCCTTGTGACGTAATATTTCAGCAAGCCAACAATAAAGGGAAACAAAATGGAGCAAAATTGGAGATTCATAATGATCCGAAAGAGGCCATTCAGGATGCGGATATTGTTGTCACTGATGTTTGGGCAAGTATGGGAGAAGAAAGCGAATTAGAGACTAGGAAAGCAACGCTTGAAGCATTTCAGGTGAATAAAGAGCTCACGCAATATGCAAAGAAAGATTATCTATTCCTTCATTGTTTGCCTGCACATCGGGGCGAGGAAGTCACGACTGACATTATTGATGGAGGGCATTCTGTCGTGTTTGATGAAGCAGAAAATAGACTGCATGCACAGAAGGCTTTATTAAAACTATTAATAGAAAAATAA
- a CDS encoding response regulator: MTDILIAEDQAIVRQGIKLMLETEPLFHVKGEAKNGKEAVQLRELSHFDVALLDIRMPEMDGLQAAREMLGRFPATKVLMLTTFNDEEYAIEALQIGVSGYLLKDAEATQLIQSIKGCLAGGLQLPGDVASKVVPHLLEKKKPKQEMDIIHLTKRETAILCLLGEGKSNKEIADTVALSVGTVKNHISQLLDKLDLRDRTQLAIYAIHHGYV; this comes from the coding sequence ATGACCGATATTTTGATTGCCGAGGACCAAGCGATTGTACGGCAAGGGATCAAATTAATGCTGGAGACAGAACCCCTTTTTCATGTGAAAGGGGAAGCCAAAAACGGGAAAGAAGCCGTGCAATTACGGGAACTATCCCATTTTGATGTGGCATTATTGGATATTCGTATGCCGGAGATGGACGGCTTACAAGCGGCCAGAGAGATGCTGGGCCGCTTTCCGGCGACGAAGGTGTTAATGCTTACGACGTTTAACGATGAGGAGTATGCGATCGAGGCATTGCAGATTGGAGTGAGCGGTTATTTGTTGAAAGACGCCGAGGCTACACAGCTGATTCAGTCGATTAAAGGTTGTCTAGCAGGCGGGCTGCAGCTGCCGGGTGATGTAGCGAGCAAAGTAGTTCCCCATTTGCTGGAGAAGAAAAAACCGAAACAGGAGATGGACATCATCCATTTGACAAAGCGCGAGACAGCCATTTTGTGTTTGCTGGGAGAAGGCAAAAGCAATAAAGAAATCGCCGATACAGTGGCGCTTTCGGTGGGCACGGTAAAGAATCATATTAGTCAGTTACTTGATAAATTGGATCTGCGTGATCGGACGCAGTTGGCGATTTATGCGATTCATCACGGATATGTCTAA
- the argH gene encoding argininosuccinate lyase — protein sequence MAKLWGGRFTKETNKLVEEQTASISFDQTLANEDIQGSIAHVHMLMSTAIITEEEGNTIISGLETVQTKLEQGELTPSIENEDIHMNIEKFLIDEIGPVGGKLHTGRSRNDQVATDMHLYLQKHTNELIELVQATQQAIFNQASEHVDTILPGYTHLQRAQPISFAHHLLAYFWMLQRDKERFEDSLKRVSGSPLGSGALAGTTFPVNRGQVANELGFDYVYPNSMDAVSDRDFILEFMSAASIMMMHISRMAEEMVLWSSQEFQFIELDDSFCTGSSIMPQKKNPDVPELLRAKTGRVYGNLIGLLTVLKGLPLAYNKDMQEDKEGMFDTVDTLEHSLMMLAPMIDTMTVKTANMKQSVSEDYSNATDIADYLVTKGMPFRDAHEIIGKIVLHAIDNGKYLLDLKLEEYKDFSDLFEEDIYDVLAPEQVVANRHSYGGPRNNK from the coding sequence ATGGCTAAGCTATGGGGTGGAAGATTTACCAAAGAAACGAATAAACTCGTTGAGGAGCAAACAGCTTCTATTTCATTTGATCAAACGTTAGCGAATGAGGATATACAGGGAAGTATTGCTCATGTACATATGCTCATGTCTACTGCTATTATAACCGAAGAAGAAGGGAATACGATTATATCCGGATTGGAGACTGTGCAAACAAAGCTAGAACAGGGAGAGCTTACCCCTTCCATCGAAAATGAAGATATCCATATGAATATTGAAAAATTTCTCATCGATGAAATTGGACCGGTGGGTGGAAAACTGCATACGGGCCGAAGTAGGAATGATCAAGTGGCAACGGATATGCATCTGTATTTACAAAAGCATACCAATGAATTGATCGAACTTGTTCAAGCGACACAACAAGCCATTTTCAATCAGGCTTCTGAACATGTAGATACCATCCTTCCTGGCTATACCCATCTACAAAGAGCGCAACCGATATCTTTTGCGCATCATTTATTGGCCTATTTCTGGATGCTCCAACGGGATAAGGAGCGTTTTGAGGATAGTCTGAAGCGGGTTAGTGGATCACCTCTTGGATCGGGGGCACTTGCCGGGACGACATTTCCTGTTAATAGGGGACAGGTGGCAAATGAATTAGGTTTTGATTATGTATATCCAAACAGTATGGATGCAGTCAGTGACAGGGATTTTATTCTCGAGTTCATGTCGGCGGCTTCTATTATGATGATGCATATTTCCAGGATGGCAGAAGAAATGGTCCTTTGGAGTAGTCAAGAATTTCAATTTATCGAGCTAGATGATTCGTTTTGCACAGGTTCCAGTATTATGCCACAGAAGAAAAATCCGGACGTACCGGAATTGCTCCGTGCGAAAACTGGACGTGTGTATGGTAATTTAATAGGTTTATTAACGGTTTTAAAGGGCCTTCCGCTTGCGTATAATAAAGATATGCAAGAGGATAAGGAAGGGATGTTTGATACGGTTGATACCTTGGAGCATTCCCTCATGATGCTCGCCCCGATGATTGACACTATGACAGTAAAGACTGCCAACATGAAGCAATCTGTTTCAGAGGATTATTCCAACGCTACGGATATTGCGGATTATCTCGTGACCAAAGGGATGCCTTTCCGTGATGCGCATGAAATCATCGGGAAAATTGTGCTACACGCGATTGATAATGGAAAGTACTTGTTAGATCTAAAACTGGAAGAATATAAGGATTTTAGTGATCTGTTTGAGGAAGATATTTATGACGTGCTGGCACCAGAACAAGTTGTAGCAAACCGACATAGTTATGGGGGACCTCGCAACAACAAGTGA
- a CDS encoding argininosuccinate synthase, translating to MSKGKVVLAYSGGLDTSVSIKWLQDKYDYDVIALGLEVGEGKDLESLKEKALQVGADKAVIIDAKELLANEYLLPALKSNCLYEGKYPISSALSRPLISKLLVEVAEEEGAVAVAHGCTGKGNDQVRFEVSIKALNPDLEVIAPVREWGMNRDEEIAYAKEKDIEVPVNVDKPYSIDANIWGRACEAGVLENTWNEAPEEAFEWTASIADTPDDPEYVEIEFKEGKPIALNGQSLGMVDIIEQLNDVGGKHGVGRIDHIENRLVGIKAREVYENPGALILINAHKELEFLTLTKEVTQYKAQMDQKMTQLVYDGLWYSPLRNALAAFMDETQKSVNGKVKVKLWKGTQMVVARDSANSLYNEELATYSQGDMFDHDAAVGFIKLWGLSTQVHSQVNQKKEAIKSGK from the coding sequence ATGAGCAAAGGGAAGGTTGTTCTAGCATATTCTGGGGGATTAGATACCTCTGTTTCTATTAAATGGCTTCAAGATAAATATGATTATGATGTTATTGCACTGGGATTAGAAGTTGGTGAAGGAAAAGATTTAGAATCACTAAAAGAAAAAGCGTTGCAAGTAGGGGCGGACAAAGCTGTTATTATTGATGCAAAAGAATTATTGGCAAACGAATATTTATTACCAGCGCTTAAATCGAATTGTCTATATGAAGGAAAATACCCCATATCTTCTGCGCTATCGAGACCATTAATTTCGAAATTATTGGTTGAAGTAGCTGAAGAAGAGGGCGCAGTAGCTGTTGCACATGGTTGCACCGGCAAGGGAAATGATCAGGTACGGTTTGAGGTATCCATCAAAGCTCTAAATCCAGACTTGGAAGTCATTGCTCCTGTACGTGAATGGGGGATGAATCGGGATGAAGAGATTGCTTATGCAAAGGAGAAAGATATTGAGGTCCCAGTGAATGTGGATAAACCTTATTCCATTGATGCAAATATATGGGGTAGAGCTTGTGAAGCCGGTGTTCTTGAAAATACATGGAATGAGGCTCCGGAAGAAGCCTTCGAATGGACGGCCTCAATTGCAGATACTCCTGATGATCCCGAATATGTCGAAATCGAATTTAAAGAAGGAAAACCAATCGCATTAAACGGGCAGTCATTAGGGATGGTTGACATTATTGAGCAGTTAAATGATGTCGGTGGTAAACATGGTGTTGGAAGAATTGATCATATTGAAAATCGCCTGGTCGGCATTAAAGCCAGAGAAGTGTATGAAAACCCGGGTGCGTTGATTTTAATTAATGCACATAAGGAATTGGAATTTTTAACGTTAACGAAGGAAGTTACACAATATAAAGCACAAATGGATCAAAAAATGACCCAGCTTGTCTATGACGGCCTGTGGTATTCCCCATTAAGAAATGCGTTGGCAGCATTTATGGATGAGACACAGAAAAGTGTTAATGGAAAAGTGAAAGTGAAGCTGTGGAAGGGGACGCAAATGGTAGTGGCAAGAGATTCAGCCAATAGCTTATATAATGAAGAATTAGCAACCTATTCCCAAGGGGATATGTTTGATCACGATGCAGCAGTTGGTTTTATTAAGTTATGGGGACTCTCGACGCAAGTACATTCCCAAGTAAACCAGAAAAAAGAAGCGATAAAGTCTGGGAAGTAA
- the carB gene encoding carbamoyl-phosphate synthase (glutamine-hydrolyzing) large subunit has product MKKHETPKKVLVIGSGPIVIGQAAEFDYAGTQACLALKEEGIEVVLVNNNPATIMTDKDIADHVYMEPLEINTLEKIIEEEAPDGMIGTLGGQTGLNLTVQLHEKGILAKYGVELLGTSVASIQKGEDRDQFRQLMLAIEEPIAESEIIGSMEEGLEFIQEIGYPVILRPAYTLGGEGGGFANNENEFKQLLTNGLTLSPIHQVLVEKSIKGWKEIEFEVMRDTKDNCAIVCDMENMDAVGVHTGDSVVTAPSQTLSDVQYQMLHAASLKVIRALDVVGGCNIQFALHPTSNEYCIIEVNPRVSRSSALASKATGYPIAHITAKCALGHCLEEILNPITGNTYASVEPVVDYVVVKLPRFPFDKFTEADRTLGTQMKATGEAMAIDNTFEGALNKAIRSLEMNVYSLHWPGMDSKMEEELADLIATPNDLRIFAIGEAFTRKFTTQYLHQLTEIDKDFLRKIEGIIQCEQSLANVSLEDLSLDEIKAAKRFNISDERIAELIGTTSKALREIYKEQSIKPIYNVVDSCAGKDAANTAYFYSSWYGEDEVSANDEKEKILVLGSGPIRIGQGVEFDYCSVHAALAVKKMGYEAVVINNNPETVSTDYSVADRLYFEPLALEDVLSVIEKENIAGVLIQFGGQTAINLANGLENEGINVLGTLPAHIDQMEDREQFYHVLNRLNIPHIAGHIVHGLDELTSSAHNLGFPVLIRPSYVIGGQSMFICYDEEELKTYVTRIQKDTNDQCWPLLIDQYLPGLECEIDVISDGKDIVIPGIFEHLEKAGVHSGDSMTSFPPLSLSEQMKEQMVNITKKISQTVPIIGMMNIQFVIHEATIYVLEVNPRSSRTVPIMSKITDVPMVEWAVRTQLGIPLKEITEDLDLLAEPDYSTVKAPIFSASKLKGVDHVHGPEMKSTGEIIGLGWNQQEALKKVSSYLNDFSTQEGVELFVSVSDRMKQESLELISLFAKAGATITATEGTAKYLEANGIQTTSMLKNKDDLLYHWQHRAPHLVLNIPNQGREKRKIGFYIRELSVRYQTPYFTSLETLRQVANSLRDETIEETPRSLQVYVKHVVGKREENMVWEV; this is encoded by the coding sequence ATGAAAAAGCATGAAACACCAAAGAAAGTGCTCGTTATCGGATCAGGACCGATAGTTATTGGGCAGGCAGCTGAATTTGATTATGCAGGAACGCAAGCTTGCCTTGCGTTAAAAGAAGAAGGGATTGAAGTTGTTCTAGTAAATAACAACCCAGCAACGATTATGACGGATAAGGATATAGCGGATCATGTCTATATGGAGCCGCTTGAGATAAATACATTGGAGAAAATTATTGAAGAAGAGGCACCAGATGGGATGATCGGAACGTTGGGTGGCCAGACCGGGTTAAATCTAACGGTGCAGTTACATGAAAAAGGTATCTTAGCTAAATATGGTGTGGAACTGTTAGGGACATCAGTTGCCTCTATTCAAAAAGGAGAGGATCGTGACCAATTTCGTCAGCTTATGTTAGCTATTGAAGAACCAATCGCTGAGTCTGAAATCATTGGATCCATGGAGGAGGGTCTGGAATTTATTCAGGAAATCGGCTACCCCGTGATTTTACGTCCAGCCTATACACTCGGAGGGGAAGGTGGCGGATTTGCCAATAATGAAAATGAGTTTAAACAGTTGTTAACGAATGGATTAACGTTGAGTCCCATTCATCAAGTGCTTGTGGAGAAAAGCATCAAAGGCTGGAAGGAAATTGAATTTGAAGTGATGCGGGATACAAAAGATAATTGTGCAATTGTATGTGACATGGAGAATATGGATGCGGTTGGTGTGCATACTGGTGATTCGGTCGTCACAGCGCCATCCCAAACCCTATCCGATGTTCAATATCAAATGTTGCATGCAGCGTCGCTTAAAGTAATCCGAGCTTTAGACGTTGTCGGTGGCTGCAATATCCAATTTGCCCTACATCCGACATCGAATGAATACTGTATTATTGAAGTGAATCCAAGGGTAAGCAGATCTTCAGCCTTGGCATCGAAAGCAACGGGCTATCCGATAGCTCATATCACTGCGAAGTGTGCACTCGGCCATTGTCTGGAGGAGATTCTTAACCCGATAACAGGTAATACGTATGCATCCGTAGAACCAGTAGTGGACTATGTGGTCGTCAAGCTGCCGCGCTTTCCATTCGATAAATTTACAGAAGCTGATCGAACGCTTGGTACACAAATGAAGGCTACCGGTGAAGCCATGGCTATTGATAACACATTTGAAGGGGCGCTGAATAAGGCAATACGCTCTCTGGAAATGAATGTGTATAGCTTGCATTGGCCGGGCATGGATTCAAAAATGGAAGAAGAGTTAGCAGACCTAATAGCTACGCCTAATGATTTACGGATCTTTGCTATTGGAGAAGCATTCACAAGAAAATTTACTACCCAATATTTGCATCAATTAACCGAAATAGACAAGGACTTTCTACGAAAAATAGAAGGTATTATCCAGTGTGAGCAATCGCTTGCTAATGTTAGCTTGGAAGATCTTTCTTTAGACGAAATAAAAGCAGCGAAGCGGTTTAATATTAGTGACGAACGGATCGCTGAATTAATAGGGACAACGTCAAAAGCGCTTAGGGAAATCTACAAAGAGCAATCGATAAAACCTATTTATAATGTGGTAGACTCGTGTGCTGGTAAAGATGCAGCAAATACAGCCTATTTTTATTCTTCCTGGTATGGGGAGGATGAAGTCAGCGCAAATGATGAAAAGGAGAAAATTCTTGTACTGGGTTCAGGCCCTATTCGCATTGGCCAAGGAGTGGAATTTGACTACTGCAGTGTTCATGCGGCTTTAGCTGTTAAAAAAATGGGTTACGAGGCTGTTGTAATCAATAATAATCCAGAAACCGTCAGCACAGACTATTCGGTTGCAGACCGCTTATATTTTGAACCGTTGGCACTGGAAGATGTTCTGTCCGTTATTGAAAAAGAAAACATTGCTGGAGTGTTGATACAATTTGGAGGGCAGACTGCGATTAATTTGGCAAATGGATTAGAAAATGAGGGAATAAACGTTTTAGGAACATTACCGGCACATATTGACCAAATGGAAGACCGAGAACAGTTCTACCATGTTTTAAATCGGTTAAACATCCCACATATTGCAGGTCATATTGTCCATGGCCTTGATGAATTAACGTCATCAGCACACAATTTAGGTTTTCCGGTACTGATTCGTCCATCCTATGTTATTGGTGGGCAATCCATGTTTATTTGCTACGATGAAGAAGAATTAAAAACGTATGTGACACGTATTCAAAAGGATACCAATGACCAATGCTGGCCTTTATTAATCGATCAGTATCTTCCGGGATTAGAATGTGAAATAGATGTGATTAGCGATGGGAAAGATATCGTCATTCCAGGAATATTTGAGCATCTCGAAAAAGCCGGCGTTCATTCCGGTGATAGTATGACAAGCTTCCCACCCCTATCTTTATCAGAACAGATGAAAGAGCAAATGGTGAATATAACAAAGAAAATCAGTCAAACTGTGCCAATTATCGGAATGATGAATATCCAATTTGTTATTCATGAAGCTACTATTTATGTATTGGAAGTGAACCCACGTTCATCAAGAACCGTACCAATTATGAGTAAAATAACGGATGTTCCGATGGTTGAATGGGCCGTTAGAACGCAATTGGGAATTCCTTTGAAGGAAATAACAGAAGATTTGGATTTGCTGGCTGAACCAGACTATTCCACTGTGAAAGCACCAATCTTCTCTGCCAGTAAGCTAAAAGGTGTGGATCACGTACATGGCCCGGAAATGAAATCAACTGGTGAAATTATAGGCCTAGGTTGGAATCAGCAGGAAGCATTAAAAAAGGTTTCTTCTTATTTGAATGATTTCTCAACCCAGGAAGGGGTAGAGCTTTTTGTCTCTGTTTCCGACCGCATGAAACAGGAAAGTCTCGAGCTTATTAGCTTATTTGCAAAAGCAGGTGCTACCATTACAGCAACAGAAGGAACGGCGAAATACCTGGAGGCCAATGGGATTCAAACAACAAGTATGTTAAAAAATAAGGATGATCTCTTGTACCATTGGCAACATAGAGCTCCTCATCTCGTTCTTAACATCCCTAATCAGGGAAGAGAGAAAAGGAAGATCGGCTTTTATATTCGTGAATTATCTGTACGCTATCAGACCCCTTATTTCACAAGTTTGGAAACACTGCGACAGGTAGCAAATTCCCTCAGAGATGAAACAATCGAGGAAACGCCACGATCATTACAAGTGTACGTAAAACACGTGGTAGGGAAAAGGGAGGAGAATATGGTATGGGAAGTGTGA
- a CDS encoding acetylornithine transaminase: MSNTVKNQPASVIMNTYGRFPVTLVKGKASNVWDENGQKFLDYTSGIATCNLGHVPEHVHRKVKEQLDTLWHCSNLYEIPLQQQLATVLTENSCFDQVFFCNSGAEANEAAIKLAKKYASDQGYVEKTNIVTFTNSFHGRTGSTMAATGQKKIHQGFTPLTPGFRYLPLNDFDALKEINDGKTTAVLLELIQGEGGVNPADQVWIKELAALCEKEDILLMIDEIQTGVGRTGTLFAYDQFDIEPDVITSAKALASGFPVGAMLAKEEVAQSFQPGSHGSTFGGNPLVMSAALATIQTIMNENILHEVRNKAEWLRGKLGELQRDFSSIEEVRGLGLLIGIQMTEEVKTWISAFREKGILVLSAGSNVLRILPPLTTTKEELEYFIQTFRQLLTEKEGFCHDKWIPIRESMKRERSKI, translated from the coding sequence ATGTCTAATACAGTAAAAAATCAGCCCGCTTCAGTAATAATGAATACATACGGGCGGTTCCCCGTAACACTTGTGAAAGGAAAGGCAAGCAATGTTTGGGATGAAAATGGTCAGAAGTTCCTGGACTACACATCCGGTATTGCCACTTGTAATTTAGGCCATGTGCCAGAACACGTTCACCGTAAAGTTAAGGAGCAGCTTGATACACTGTGGCACTGCTCCAATCTTTATGAAATTCCTCTACAGCAGCAATTAGCAACTGTGTTAACAGAGAATAGCTGTTTTGACCAAGTATTTTTTTGCAATAGCGGTGCGGAGGCAAATGAAGCAGCAATAAAACTAGCGAAAAAATATGCGAGCGATCAAGGTTATGTAGAAAAGACGAATATTGTAACGTTTACCAATTCATTTCATGGCCGTACAGGATCAACTATGGCCGCGACAGGTCAGAAAAAAATACATCAGGGTTTTACTCCTTTGACGCCAGGATTTCGTTACTTGCCATTGAATGATTTTGATGCGCTGAAGGAAATCAATGATGGTAAGACAACAGCTGTACTTCTGGAACTTATTCAGGGCGAAGGCGGTGTGAATCCAGCAGATCAAGTCTGGATAAAAGAGCTTGCAGCATTATGTGAAAAAGAAGATATTTTACTAATGATCGATGAGATTCAAACGGGAGTTGGCAGAACAGGAACATTGTTCGCCTACGACCAATTTGACATAGAGCCGGATGTTATCACTTCAGCAAAAGCATTGGCATCTGGTTTTCCAGTCGGTGCTATGTTGGCAAAAGAAGAGGTTGCGCAGTCTTTTCAACCAGGATCTCATGGAAGTACATTTGGTGGTAACCCGCTTGTGATGAGTGCAGCTCTGGCAACAATTCAAACTATCATGAATGAGAATATACTGCATGAAGTCAGGAACAAAGCGGAGTGGTTGAGAGGCAAACTGGGAGAATTGCAACGGGATTTTTCCAGTATTGAAGAAGTAAGAGGACTGGGCCTGTTGATAGGTATCCAAATGACAGAAGAAGTAAAAACATGGATTAGCGCTTTTCGAGAAAAAGGAATCCTTGTGCTTTCAGCAGGTTCAAATGTGCTTCGGATTTTGCCTCCATTAACGACAACAAAAGAAGAGCTGGAATATTTTATTCAAACATTTAGACAGCTGTTAACGGAAAAAGAAGGGTTCTGTCATGATAAATGGATTCCTATTCGGGAATCCATGAAAAGGGAGAGGAGCAAAATATGA
- a CDS encoding ABC transporter ATP-binding protein, with protein sequence MLETASLRKVYKKNTAVDDVNFYLQEGESVGLLGPNGAGKSTLISMMSTLLKPTSGTVMWNGQDILHSPNIIRPILGVVPQEIALYKELSAYENVKFFGKIYGIRGKKLESRAQEVLELVGLANRQKEQVKNYSGGMQRRVNIAVALLHEPEVMIMDEPTVGIDPQSRSYILEMVKRLKEERGMTVLYTSHYMEEVERLCDRIYIMDHGKVIATGSKQELVSILATEESIQLEVEQLSEPFMQALERHDSILKVTQSDKGLTLIVAKNSRPLATIFREAEEHQVIVHGVNIAVPSLEDVFLHLTGRKLRD encoded by the coding sequence ATGTTAGAAACAGCTTCATTGCGTAAGGTATATAAGAAAAACACAGCGGTGGATGATGTCAACTTTTATTTGCAAGAGGGGGAATCGGTGGGCTTGCTTGGCCCGAATGGCGCGGGCAAATCGACACTTATTTCGATGATGTCAACTTTGCTGAAGCCCACATCGGGTACGGTGATGTGGAATGGGCAGGATATACTGCATTCACCCAATATTATCCGGCCGATACTTGGTGTCGTACCACAAGAAATTGCCTTATATAAGGAATTGTCGGCCTATGAAAATGTGAAATTCTTTGGGAAAATTTATGGCATTCGCGGGAAAAAACTGGAGTCACGTGCCCAAGAAGTGCTGGAATTAGTTGGGTTGGCCAACCGGCAGAAAGAGCAAGTGAAAAATTACTCGGGTGGGATGCAGCGGCGGGTTAATATAGCGGTTGCGCTGCTACATGAGCCGGAGGTTATGATTATGGATGAGCCAACCGTAGGCATTGATCCGCAGTCCAGAAGTTATATCCTGGAGATGGTGAAACGGTTAAAAGAAGAACGTGGGATGACGGTACTTTATACCTCTCATTACATGGAAGAAGTGGAGCGGCTTTGTGATCGTATTTATATTATGGATCATGGCAAGGTGATTGCGACCGGTTCTAAGCAGGAACTTGTAAGTATCTTGGCGACAGAGGAGAGCATTCAATTAGAGGTGGAACAGTTATCCGAACCGTTCATGCAAGCATTAGAGCGACATGATTCTATTTTAAAAGTAACACAAAGTGATAAAGGTCTCACCTTAATTGTTGCAAAAAACAGTCGGCCGTTAGCCACTATTTTTCGAGAGGCTGAGGAACATCAAGTCATCGTTCATGGTGTGAATATAGCAGTACCTTCATTAGAAGACGTTTTCCTGCATTTAACGGGACGAAAGCTGCGAGATTAG
- a CDS encoding sensor histidine kinase: MHFWVWFGLWLVAWGGAVWYSTQQQAADISYLLLMAAVFFSIFFFTSIARKSYPILWLFLIVIITCSVGWPRDADVNPFVMIMYTYAYIAMIERVSSKMVYLLVSLLLLAFFITTVGVMPGSVTLLIVLSAYLGTYYYQRNSRRLVDLEVWYQALLQRYRSTKRESVTRDQHARQEERVSIGREIHDRVGHTLTNLVMQIEILRMRGDCKELDDLKVLAQESLSETRKAVRAMREDNATGLSAIIHLIRKLEAEQYMSIQFSLRKNALSVLLTPEQASIIYRAIQEAMTNVMRHSPGKEAMIVLEVPGQTHFRFEVSNPVEHQMDVKEGFGLQSMRERLAQLNGHLEVQTYQQQFIVRGLFPLKEGTE; encoded by the coding sequence ATGCACTTCTGGGTGTGGTTCGGATTATGGCTGGTTGCTTGGGGTGGTGCTGTTTGGTACAGCACGCAGCAGCAAGCGGCAGATATTAGCTACCTATTGCTTATGGCTGCGGTTTTCTTTTCTATCTTCTTTTTCACCTCTATAGCAAGAAAAAGCTATCCGATCTTATGGCTGTTTTTAATCGTGATCATCACATGTAGTGTTGGCTGGCCAAGGGATGCTGACGTGAATCCGTTTGTGATGATCATGTATACATATGCCTATATTGCGATGATTGAACGGGTAAGCTCTAAGATGGTGTACCTGCTGGTTAGTTTACTGCTATTGGCCTTTTTCATCACTACGGTCGGTGTTATGCCTGGCTCCGTCACGCTATTGATTGTTCTGTCTGCGTATTTGGGAACCTACTATTACCAGCGTAACAGCAGGCGGCTGGTGGATCTAGAAGTGTGGTATCAAGCCTTATTACAACGATACCGCAGTACCAAACGTGAATCAGTGACGCGAGATCAGCATGCCAGGCAGGAGGAACGCGTGTCGATTGGCAGGGAAATCCATGATCGTGTCGGACATACCTTAACGAACTTAGTGATGCAGATTGAAATCTTGCGTATGCGGGGTGACTGCAAGGAACTGGATGATTTAAAAGTGTTGGCCCAGGAAAGTTTATCGGAAACAAGGAAGGCAGTCAGGGCAATGCGTGAGGATAATGCAACCGGTCTTTCTGCTATTATTCATCTGATTCGTAAACTGGAGGCAGAGCAGTATATGTCCATTCAGTTTTCGCTGAGAAAGAATGCGCTATCGGTCCTATTAACGCCGGAACAAGCAAGTATTATCTACCGGGCTATCCAGGAAGCGATGACGAATGTCATGCGGCATAGTCCGGGAAAGGAAGCGATGATCGTGCTGGAAGTCCCCGGTCAGACACATTTTCGCTTTGAAGTGAGCAATCCGGTGGAACACCAAATGGACGTAAAGGAAGGGTTCGGTTTGCAGTCGATGCGGGAGAGATTAGCACAATTAAATGGTCATTTAGAGGTGCAAACCTACCAGCAGCAATTTATTGTCCGAGGATTGTTTCCATTGAAGGAGGGTACAGAATGA